A single genomic interval of Daucus carota subsp. sativus chromosome 1, DH1 v3.0, whole genome shotgun sequence harbors:
- the LOC108225783 gene encoding UDP-glucosyltransferase 29-like gives MAHKSMFSRFFVRTYNRCLACTYKHHSHHWELICKFVILHLIPHSHKTTTEMNPKRNLSIKVVMFPWLGHGHISPFLELAKKLSSRNFKIYICSTPANLNPIRNKLHDCTSNIELIEFSLPSLPQLPPHYHTTNGLPPHLMKTLTKAFVSASSKFSQIINSLSPDLVIYDICLPSVPKLAAAYQIPAVHFLTSGAATVSYMFRLLKNLQTPFPSTSVFLKDSELRKMAEAHPGEGQEDKDRVLDCIMDTKDILLIKSSRNIEGKYLDCLSTLINKKIVPVGPLVQDVHVHDQENDDEDVMKWLNKKDACSTVYVSFGTESYLSRKGVEELAYGLELSNLNFIWVLKFPGGDKALEVLPEGFLERTGDRSKVVEGWAPQAKILRHSSIAGFVSHCGWSSVMESLSFGVPVIAMPLQNDQPLNARLAVELGFGLEVEKDEKFEFGREEVARVVTQVVVDKGGENMRRKAQQLSEEMKVRGEREIDSAIKQLKTLVQNNRAM, from the coding sequence ATGGCACACAAGTCTATGTTTTCCAGGTTTTTTGTGCGCACCTACAACAGGTGTCTTGCATGCACATATAAGCATCATAGTCATCACTGGGAGcttatttgtaaatttgtaatacTCCATCTGATTCCCCACAGCCACAAGACCACAACAGAGATGAATCCCAAAAGAAATCTTAGCATAAAAGTTGTGATGTTTCCATGGCTTGGCCATGGCCACATATCACCCTTTCTAGAGCTAGCCAAGAAGCTCTCAAGTAGAAACTTCAAAATCTACATTTGCTCTACACCAGCTAATCTCAATCCCATCAGAAATAAGTTACATGATTGCACTTCAAATATTGAGCTCATTGAATTCTCCTTACCATCTTTACCTCAGCTCCCTCCTCATTATCACACAACAAATGGCTTGCCACCCCATCTCATGAAAACTCTTACAAAAGCCTTTGTTTCAGCCAGCTCCAAGTTTTCACAGATCATAAACTCTTTGAGTCCAGATTTAGTTATATATGATATCTGCCTGCCATCAGTGCCTAAGCTTGCTGCTGCTTATCAGATTCCTGCGGTTCATTTCTTAACATCAGGAGCAGCTACAGTCTCATACATGTTTCGTCTTCTGAAGAATCTCCAGACCCCATTTCCATCCACAAGTGTGTTTCTTAAGGACTCTGAGTTGAGAAAGATGGCTGAAGCTCATCCAGGAGAGGGACAGGAAGATAAAGATCGCGTTTTGGATTGCATTATGGACACGAAAGATATCTTATTGATCAAAAGTAGTAGGAACATTGAGGGGAAATATCTGGATTGTCTCTCCACGCTGATCAACAAGAAGATTGTACCAGTTGGTCCACTTGTTCAGGATGTTCATGTACATGATCAAGaaaatgatgatgaggatgtcATGAAATGGCTAAACAAAAAAGATGCTTGTTCTACTGTTTATGTATCTTTTGGCACTGAAAGTTATTTAAGCAGGAAAGGAGTGGAAGAACTAGCTTATGGGCTTGAGCTTAgcaatttgaattttatatggGTGCTTAAATTTCCTGGAGGGGATAAGGCTTTGGAGGTTCTGCCTGAAGGGTTTTTAGAGAGGACTGGAGACAGGAGCAAGGTTGTCGAGGGGTGGGCACCGCAGGCCAAGATATTGAGACATTCAAGTATTGCAGGGTTTGTGAGTCACTGTGGGTGGAGTTCAGTAATGGAAAGTCTTAGTTTTGGGGTTCCAGTTATAGCAATGCCGCTGCAGAATGACCAGCCTTTAAATGCTAGGCTCGCGGTAGAGTTGGGGTTCGGATTAGAGGTTGAGAAAGATGAGAAGTTTGAGTTTGGCAGAGAAGAAGTAGCAAGAGTTGTGACACAAGTTGTTGTGGATAAAGGTGGGGAAAACATGAGGAGAAAAGCTCAACAGTTGAGTGAAGAAATGAAAGTGAGGGGGGAGAGAGAAATTGATAGCGCAATCAAACAGCTTAAAACTCTTGTCCAGAACAACAGGGCAATGTAG
- the LOC108226269 gene encoding E3 ubiquitin-protein ligase MIEL1 encodes MEGSTDERLDFGKMGFGCKHYRRRCKIRAPCCNEIFDCRHCHNEATGIFSNPFDVHDLVRSDVKQVICSVCDTEQPVARTCTNCGVNMGEYFCAVCKFYDDDTDKEQFHCDDCGICRVGGRENFFHCKKCGSCYSVSLRNNHSCVENSMRHHCPICYEYLFDSLKDTTVMKCGHTMHCECYHEMIKRDKYCCPICSRSVVDMSRTWKRIDEEIEATVMPEDYRYRKVWILCNDCNDTTEVLFHIIGQKCNHCKSYNTRTIAPPVLPQ; translated from the exons ATGGAAGGCTCCACAGATGAAAGACTTGATTTTGGGAAGATGGGTTTTGG GTGTAAGCATTACAGGAGAAGATGCAAAATTAGAGCTCCTTGTTGCAATGAAATCTTTGATTGTAGGCATTGCCACAATGAAGCCACT GGCATTTTCAGCAACCCCTTTGATGTACACGATCTGGTCCGGTCTGATGTGAAGCAA GTTATTTGTTCTGTTTGTGACACAGAGCAGCCG GTTGCCCGCACTTGCACAAATTGTGGTGTGAACATGGGAGAATATTTCTGTGCTGTGTGCAAATTTTACGATGATGAT ACTGACAAAGAGCAGTTTCATTGTGATGATTGTGGAATATGTAG AGTTGGTGGCCGTGAAAATTTCTTTCATTGCAAGAAGTGTG GATCTTGCTATTCAGTAAGCCTGAGGAATAACCATTCATGTGTGGAGAACTCCATGCGTCATCACTGTCCAATATGCTACGAG TATCTTTTTGATTCGCTGAAAGACACTACTGTTATGAAATGTGGGCATACTATGCACTGTGAATGTTACCATGAGATGATAAAGCGTGACAA ATACTGCTGTCCTATCTGTTCAAGGTCTGTAGTTGACATGTCTCGAACTTGGAAGAGAATAGATGAGGAG ATTGAAGCAACTGTCATGCCCGAAGATTACAGATATAGGAAG GTTTGGATCTTATGTAACGACTGCAATGACACAACAGAAGTTCTCTTCCACATTATTGGGCAAAAATGTAACCATTGCAAATCGTATAATACACGCACAATTGCCCCTCCTGTTCTTCCTCAATAA